In a genomic window of Saccharomyces paradoxus chromosome X, complete sequence:
- the OST1 gene encoding dolichyl-diphosphooligosaccharide--protein glycotransferase subunit OST1 (Alpha subunit of the oligosaccharyltransferase complex of the ER lumen~similar to YJL002C) produces the protein MREVRFSWIVGLFLFFFHVSSAAQYVPPATWENVDYKRTIDVSNAYISETIEITIRNIATEPVTEYFTAFESEIFGKVSFFSAYFTDQAIFLNSQLLANSTMVAGDDGENDIRYGIIQFPNAIFPQEEISFVIKSFYNTVGIPYPEHVGMSEEQHLLWETNRLPISAYDTKKASLTLIGSSSFEEFHPPTDASLLGKASSNSFEFGPWEGIPRFSANGRLAVVYSHNAPLNQVVNLRRDIWLSHWASTVQFEEYYELTNKAAKLTKGFSRLELMKQIQSQNMGQTHFVTVLDMLLPEGATDHYFTDLVGLVSTSHAERDHFFIRPRFPIFGGWNYNFTIGWTNQLSDFLHISSSSDEKYIASIPILNGPPDTVYDNVELSVFLPEGARIFDIDSPVPFTNVSVETQKSYFDLNKGHVKLTFNYRNLITQVANGQVLIKYDYSKNSFFKKPLSIACYIFTALMGIFVLKTLNMNVTN, from the coding sequence ATGAGGGAGGTTCGGTTTTCTTGGATTGTGGGATTGttcctattttttttccacgTGTCTTCGGCTGCTCAGTACGTGCCACCTGCGACTTGGGAAAATGTTGATTATAAGAGAACAATAGACGTATCGAACGCTTATATTTCGGAAACAATTGAAATAACTATCAGGAACATAGCGACAGAACCAGTGACTGAATACTTTACAGCctttgaaagtgaaatttTCGGTaaagtttcctttttttcagcttaTTTCACCGACCAAGCAATCTTTTTAAATAGCCAACTGCTCGCCAATTCGACCATGGTGGCTGGTGATGATGGTGAAAATGATATTAGATACGGTATCATTCAATTTCCGAATGCAATTTTCCCTCAGGAAGAAATATCTTTCGTGATAAAGAGTTTCTATAATACTGTCGGTATTCCTTATCCTGAGCATGTTGGTATGTCAGAGGAACAACATCTATTGTGGGAAACAAACAGATTGCCCATTTCTGCATATGATACCAAGAAGGCCTCACTTACGTTGATTGGCAGCTCTTCATTTGAGGAATTTCATCCTCCAACTGACGCGAGCTTACTGGGAAAAGCTAGTAGCAactcttttgaatttggaCCTTGGGAAGGTATTCCGAGGTTTTCTGCAAATGGAAGGTTAGCAGTTGTTTATTCTCACAATGCCCCATTGAATCAAGTAGTCAATTTAAGAAGAGATATCTGGCTTTCTCATTGGGCCTCTACAGTacaatttgaagaatattatGAATTAACGAACAAAGCTGCAAAACTGACCAAAGGATTCTCAAGATTAGAATTAAtgaaacaaattcaaagtcAAAACATGGGACAAACTCACTTTGTTACTGTCTTAGACATGTTGCTACCAGAAGGAGCTACTGACCATTACTTTACGGATTTGGTTGGACTTGTTTCCACCTCGCATGCAGAACGTGACCATTTCTTCATAAGACCAAGATTCCCAATATTTGGAGGTTGGAACTATAATTTCACCATCGGCTGGACTAATCAATTATCCGATTTCCTACATATATCTTCCAGCTCAGACGAGAAATACATTGCTTCTATCCCAATCCTTAATGGCCCACCGGACACTGTATATGATAATGTTGAATTATCGGTATTTCTTCCAGAAGGAGCcagaatttttgatatcgATTCTCCAGTCCCTTTTACGAATGTTTCCGTAGAAACCCAGAAATCATACTTTGACCTAAATAAAGGTCACGTTAAACTAACCTTCAATTACAGAAATTTGATTACGCAAGTTGCCAATGGTCAAGTCCTGATCAAGTACGACTACTcgaaaaattcttttttcaaaaaaccTTTGTCTATTGCTTGCTATATCTTCACCGCTCTAATGGGAATTTTCGTCTTGAAAACTTTGAATATGAACGTGACAAACTAA
- the PRE3 gene encoding proteasome core particle subunit beta 1 (Beta 1 subunit of the 20S proteasome~similar to YJL001W): MNGIQVDINRLKKGEVSLGTSIMAVTFKDGVILGADSRTTTGAYIANRVTDKLTRVHDKIWCCRSGSAADTQAIADIVQYHLELYTSQYGTPSTETAASVFKELCYENKDNLTAGIIVAGYDDKNKGEVYTIPLGGSVHKLPYAIAGSGSTFIYGYCDKNFRENMSKEETVDFIKHSLSQAIKWDGSSGGVIRMVILTAAGVERLIFYPDEYEQL, from the exons ATGAATGGAATTCAAGTGGATATCAATCGTTTGAAAAAGGGCGAAGTCAGCTTAGGCACCTCaat TATGGCCGTGACATTTAAGGATGGTGTGATACTAGGTGCCGATTCACGTACCACCACTGGTGCGTACATTGCTAACCGTGTGACAGATAAATTAACGAGAGTGCATGACAAAATTTGGTGCTGTAGATCGGGCTCTGCAGCGGACACGCAAGCGATTGCCGACATTGTTCAGTATCATTTAGAATTATATACCTCTCAATATGGTACTCCCTCTACAGAGACTGCAGCCTCAGTATTCAAAGAACTATGCTacgaaaataaagataacCTCACTGCCGGTATAATTGTGGCTGGATATGATGACAAAAACAAAGGAGAAGTATATACTATCCCGCTAGGCGGCTCTGTCCATAAGCTGCCTTACGCCATAGCAGGGTCGGGGTCTACTTTCATATACGGGTATTGTGATAAAAACTTCAGAGAAAATATGTCAAAAGAGGAAACCGTAGATTTTATAAAGCATTCGCTATCGCAAGCTATTAAATGGGATGGCTCTTCTGGTGGTGTTATAAGAATGGTTATTTTGACAGCAGCTGGTGTGGAGCGGTTGATATTCTACCCCGACGAGTATGAACAACTATAA
- the AVT1 gene encoding Avt1p (Vacuolar transporter~similar to YJR001W), with amino-acid sequence MPEQEQLSPNGRKRSEVHYISIPLNRGSAFSPDDSASQFQSDGFMTRRQSILDHPVGSFKGVNSLSRFATSLRRANSFRNIELNADNERSFFKESNDETYDPDTLAPAFDGRRLSVTLNNAGRPRVSNSANNDRVSTASMAVHDDDYGSIQNSTIGDSASILRPTASLTEMMSGGAGRRYTNNDMESIVVKRVEGIDGKVVTLLAGQSTAPQTIFNSINVLIGIGLLALPLGLKYAGWVLGLTMLAIFALGTFCTAELLSRCLDTDPTLISYADLGYAAFGTKGRALISALFTLDLLGSGVSLVILFGDSLNALFPQHSTTFFKIVSFFVITPPVFIPLSVLSNISLLGILSTTGTVLVICCCGLYKSSSPGSLVNPMETSIWPIDLKHLCLSIGLLSACWGGHAVFPNLKTDMRHPDKFKDCLKTTYKITSVTDIGTAVIGFLMFGNLVKDEITKNVLLTEGYPKFVYGLISALMTIIPIAKTPLNARPIVSVLDVLMNVQHIDEAASAIKRRAAKGLQVFNRIFINVVFVLIAINFPEFDKIIAFLGAGLCFTICLILPCWFYLRLCKATIKPWERVACHVTICISVVLSTLGVGAAIIS; translated from the coding sequence ATGCCTGAGCAAGAACAATTGAGTCCCAATGGCCGTAAGCGCTCCGAGGTTCACTATATCTCAATCCCATTGAACAGAGGTTCTGCATTCTCACCAGATGATTCTGCATCGCAGTTTCAATCTGACGGGTTCATGACACGTAGGCAATCCATTTTGGACCACCCAGTGGGCTCATTTAAGGGAGTCAATTCTTTAAGTCGGTTTGCGACTTCGTTGAGAAGAGCCAATTCGTTTCGTAATATAGAACTAAATGCAGATAACGAAAGATCGTTTTTCAAAGAGAGTAACGATGAAACCTACGACCCGGATACTTTGGCACCAGCTTTTGACGGTAGAAGATTATCGGTAACTCTGAATAATGCTGGTCGTCCGCGAGTTAGTAATTCGGCGAATAACGATAGAGTTAGTACAGCTAGTATGGCTGTTCatgatgatgattatgGATCGATTCAAAATTCAACAATTGGGGATTCTGCGTCAATATTACGCCCTACGGCCTCTTTAACAGAAATGATGAGTGGTGGAGCGGGGCGTAGGTATACAAATAATGACATGGAATCAATTGTAGTGAAAAGAGTGGAGGGTATAGATGGTAAGGTGGTAACTCTTCTTGCCGGTCAATCGACCGCCCCACAGACTATATTCAACTCGATCAATGTACTGATTGGTATTGGGCTTCTGGCGTTACCTCTTGGTTTAAAGTACGCCGGCTGGGTTTTAGGCCTTACTATGCTTGCAATTTTTGCCTTGGGGACATTTTGTACCGCTGAACTTTTGTCTAGGTGCTTAGATACAGATCCGACTTTGATATCGTATGCAGACTTGGGGTACGCAGCATTTGGTACAAAAGGCCGCGCATTAATCTCTGCTCTTTTCACACTTGACCTACTGGGTAGCGGGGTGTCCTTGGTGATTCTCTTCGGGGACTCTTTAAACGCTCTATTTCCTCAACACTCTAccacttttttcaaaatagtTTCGTTTTTTGTCATTACACCCCCAGTCTTTATACCATTGAGTGTTCTTTCTAACATCTCACTTTTGGGTATTCTTTCAACAACCGGAACTGTGCTAGTCATTTGCTGCTGTGGACTATACAAGTCATCTTCCCCAGGTTCATTGGTTAATCCAATGGAAACGAGCATATGGCCAATAGATCTAAAGCATCTCTGTTTATCTATAGGTTTATTGAGTGCTTGCTGGGGGGGGCATGCGGTTTTTCCTAATTTAAAGACAGATATGCGGCATCCGGATAAATTTAAAGACTGTTTGAAGACAACTTATAAGATAACATCGGTTACCGATATAGGTACTGCCGTTATAGGCTTTTTGATGTTCGGTAATCTAgtaaaagatgaaattaCTAAGAATGTTTTGCTGACGGAGGGATATCCAAAATTCGTATATGGTTTGATTTCAGCGCTTATGACCATCATTCCCATCGCAAAAACCCCGTTGAATGCAAGACCTATCGTCTCTGTATTGGACGTTTTGATGAATGTGCAACACATAGATGAAGCGGCCAGCGccataaaaagaagagcgGCGAAAGGCCTTCAAGTATTCAATAGAATCTTTATTAATGTTGTTTTCGTTTTGATAGCTATCAACTTCCCTGAGTTTGATAAGATAATTGCATTTTTGGGCGCTGGTTTGTGTTTTACAATTTGCCTCATTTTGCCATGTTGGTTCTATTTGAGATTATGCAAAGCAACTATCAAACCATGGGAAAGAGTAGCCTGTCACGTAACCATATGTATTAGTGTTGTGTTGTCTACATTGGGTGTTGGTGCTGCAATTATTTCCTAA
- the MPP10 gene encoding rRNA-processing protein MPP10 (Component of the SSU processome and 90S preribosome~similar to YJR002W), producing the protein MSELFRELKFNAGRIILKDPSATSKDVKAYIDSVINTCKNGSTIKKAELDEITVDGLDANQVWWQVKLVLDSIDGDLIQGIQELRDVVMPSSHNLSDGSTSNSSSGEESEREEAENASGEESTFSGEVSEAEEQSYHGFSENDEEPILDGKKTSTKADRENFVEENKISSRQDEKHSSADPYGINDKFFDLEKFNRDTLAAENSNEAAERSEDEEIDYFQDMPSDDEEEEAIYYEDFFDKPAKGPVENNFEVEDPKEDEELDEKEHDSVMDKVKLDLFADEEDERNAEEMGEASGKNLSTFEKQQVEIRKQIEQLEKEAVAEKKWSLKGEVKAKDRPEDALLTEELEFDRTAKPVPVITSEVTESLEDMIRRRIQDSNFDDLQRRTLLDVTRKSQRAQFELSDVKSSKSLAEIYEDDYSRAEDESALSEELQKAHSEISELYTNLVYKLDVLSSVHFIPKPASTSLEIRVETPTISMEDAQPLHMSNASSLAPQEIYNVGKAEKEGEIRLKNGVAMSKEELTREDKNRLRRALKRKKSKSNSSIVNKRSKRNDVVDTLSKAKNITVINQKGEKKDVSGKTKRGTSGPDSTNIKL; encoded by the coding sequence ATGTCAGAACTCTTTCGAGAATTGAAATTCAATGCTGGTAGAATTATTTTGAAGGACCCTTCTGCTACTTCTAAAGATGTCAAAGCATATATAGATTCAGTTATCAATACCTGCAAAAATGGGAGTACTATAAAGAAAGCAGAGCTGGACGAAATCACCGTTGATGGTTTAGACGCAAACCAGGTTTGGTGGCAGGTCAAACTAGTTCTTGATAGTATTGATGGTGATCTAATTCAAGGAATTCAAGAGCTAAGAGATGTTGTCATGCCTTCTTCTCACAATCTCTCCGATGGGAGCACTTCGAACTCATCATCCGGAgaagaaagtgaaagaGAGGAAGCAGAGAATGCTTCTGGGGAAGAATCGACGTTTTCTGGTGAAGTTTCAGAGGCTGAGGAGCAGAGTTATCATGGTTTTTCTGAGAACGATGAAGAACCCATACTGGATGGCAAAAAAACTAGTACAAAGGCAGATAGGGAGAACTTTGTggaggaaaataaaatttcttctagaCAAGATGAAAAGCATTCTTCAGCTGATCCTTATGGTATCAATGACAAATTCTTTGACCTTGAAAAGTTCAATAGAGATACTTTAGCTGCAGAAAATTCCAATGAAGCTGCTGAGAGGAGTGAGGATGAGGAGATAGATTACTTTCAAGATATGCCTTCAGATGACGAGGAAGAGGAGGCTATTTATtatgaagattttttcgaCAAACCCGCAAAAGGACCTGTGGAGAATAATTTTGAGGTGGAAGATccaaaagaagatgaagaattgGATGAAAAGGAGCATGATTCTGTCATGGATAAAGTCAAGTTGGACTTATTTGCGGATGAGGAGGATGAACGAAATGCTGAAGAAATGGGCGAAGCTAGTGGCAAGAATTTATctacttttgaaaagcaaCAAGTAGAGATCAGAAAACAGATAGAACAACTAGAAAAGGAAGCAGTTGCCGAGAAGAAATGGTCCCTAAAAGGTGAAGTAAAGGCAAAGGATCGTCCTGAAGATGCACTACTTACTGAGGAACTTGAATTCGACAGAACTGCAAAGCCCGTGCCTGTTATAACAAGTGAGGTCACAGAATCATTAGAAGATATGATTAGACGGAGGATACAGGACAGTAACTTTGATGACCTTCAGAGAAGAACCTTGTTAGACGTCACACGGAAGTCTCAACGGGCTCAATTTGAATTGAGTGACGTTAAATCTTCGAAGTCGTTAGCAGAAATATATGAGGATGACTATTCACGCGCTGAAGATGAATCTGCCTTAAGTGAAGAGCTTCAAAAGGCTCATTCTGAAATATCAGAACTTTATACCAATTTGGTATACAAATTGGATGTGCTTTCATCAGTACACTTCATTCCCAAGCCAGCAAGTACTTCTTTGGAAATTAGAGTTGAAACACCCACTATATCGATGGAGGATGCTCAACCTCTCCATATGTCGAATGCATCTTCTTTGGCTCCCCAAGAGATATATAATGTCGGCAAGGCAGAAAAGGAGGGAGAAATTCGCTTGAAGAATGGTGTTGCAATGTCTAAGGAAGAATTAACTAGAGAAGATAAAAACAGATTACGCAGAgctttgaaaagaaaaaagtcgAAATCTAATTCGTCAATCGTAAACAAAAGATCTAAAAGGAACGATGTTGTCGACACTCTGTCTAAAGCTAAAAATATTACTGTTATTAATCAAAAAGGTGAGAAGAAGGATGTTTCCGGTAAGACTAAGAGAGGCACGTCAGGGCCAGACAGCACCAATATAAAACTCTGA